A genomic stretch from Bordetella sp. N includes:
- a CDS encoding MFS transporter encodes MFGQLFTTILAPVLGLFVVATGNGFISSLTTLRLDAAGASALAVGLISSAYFIGLTLGGFFNDRLIARVGHIRAYSGFVSVISVSVLLQGLFASPTFWFILRLVNGWATLGVFLVVESWLLLSGTPKQRGRLLALYMIALYGSTMLGQLILGDIDAAGPTVPFILAGILASLSVLPMVIIPRISPVMERVQPLRFGDLLRMTSTGVMGCFGSGVAIAAVYTLLPLYLQHVGMSVDEVGNLMSATILGAMLLQYPVGRWSDHKDRQTVLIALGFLCLVDSLLILMLPSTPAFLALPLFLLGGGIFAIYPVAVSHSADKAGPEDLVRMIQGLLLVNSIGSAISPLLISLLMGRVGSAGLFWAMAALNLCMALFFLRRRQQSPAPTPVAPFEPAAQMSPTGVEIRVTEDLIRGSMMDSTVGAPASDQAH; translated from the coding sequence ATGTTTGGGCAGCTCTTCACCACTATTCTTGCCCCGGTCCTCGGTCTGTTCGTCGTTGCGACCGGCAATGGCTTCATCTCCTCCCTGACCACCTTGCGCCTGGATGCCGCCGGCGCCTCCGCCCTGGCGGTGGGTCTGATCTCTTCCGCGTATTTCATCGGCCTGACCCTGGGCGGTTTCTTCAATGACCGACTGATCGCGCGGGTCGGGCATATCCGGGCCTATAGCGGCTTCGTGTCGGTGATCTCCGTCAGCGTCCTGCTGCAAGGCCTGTTCGCCAGCCCGACGTTCTGGTTCATCCTGCGGCTGGTGAACGGCTGGGCCACACTGGGCGTCTTCCTGGTGGTGGAAAGCTGGCTGCTGCTATCAGGCACGCCCAAGCAGCGCGGCCGTCTGCTGGCGCTGTACATGATCGCGCTATACGGCTCCACCATGCTGGGCCAGCTGATCCTGGGCGACATCGACGCCGCGGGACCCACGGTTCCCTTCATCCTGGCCGGCATCCTGGCGTCGCTGTCCGTGTTGCCGATGGTGATCATCCCGCGCATCTCCCCGGTAATGGAACGGGTGCAGCCGCTGCGCTTTGGCGATTTGCTGCGCATGACCTCGACCGGCGTCATGGGCTGCTTCGGCTCCGGTGTCGCCATCGCCGCCGTCTACACGCTGTTGCCGCTGTACCTGCAACACGTGGGCATGAGCGTCGACGAGGTCGGCAACCTGATGTCCGCCACCATCCTGGGCGCCATGCTGCTGCAATACCCGGTCGGACGCTGGTCGGATCACAAGGACCGCCAGACGGTGCTGATCGCCTTGGGCTTCCTGTGCCTGGTCGACTCGCTGTTGATCCTGATGCTGCCCAGCACGCCGGCCTTCCTGGCCTTGCCGCTGTTCCTGTTGGGCGGCGGGATTTTTGCCATTTACCCGGTGGCCGTCAGCCACTCCGCCGACAAGGCCGGCCCGGAGGACCTGGTGCGCATGATCCAGGGCCTGTTGCTGGTCAACTCGATCGGCTCCGCGATCAGCCCGCTGCTCATCTCCCTGCTGATGGGCCGCGTCGGCTCGGCCGGCCTCTTCTGGGCCATGGCCGCCTTGAATCTGTGCATGGCGCTGTTCTTCCTGCGCCGCCGCCAGCAATCGCCGGCGCCGACACCGGTGGCGCCTTTCGAGCCCGCCGCGCAGATGTCGCCCACGGGTGTGGAGATACGGGTGACCGAAGACCTGATACGCGGGTCGATGATGGATTCAACAGTTGGCGCACCCGCAAGCGACCAGGCGCATTAA
- a CDS encoding porin, which translates to MKRYPIAFALAASSVSMPAHSASEVNLYGVIDAAYQYLNIKGVGTRNGLISGGQGASRFGLRGSEDLGDGLRANFQLEGGFNGMDGTQPNRKRGVFGRTTWLGLSGHFGELRMGRQTLAATDLTEVFGPFGSSYKLAGLGSAVNSNTTPRADNTIKYISPDVGGFEARLSYSFDAHLAQNEDRVLIKELLDKNAKDRVISGALAYGGDTWKVVAYYQQTSLESLTRTNGEHFNVSPKEYGLGGKTSFGPVTLHAGWAQHRDAYINGVHPNNAGQQATFRGGVVNGYTVGASYDLGVGTLLGQVQFNDPNHNVRSTDGRRAHHQKVYSVGYTQDISKRTNLYTSLAYLDGAWFKQDWHATQFMVGMKHRF; encoded by the coding sequence ATGAAACGTTATCCGATCGCATTCGCTCTTGCCGCGTCCAGCGTATCCATGCCGGCGCATTCGGCAAGCGAAGTCAACTTGTATGGCGTCATCGACGCTGCTTATCAATATCTCAACATCAAAGGCGTGGGCACCCGGAACGGCCTGATCAGCGGCGGCCAAGGCGCGTCACGCTTCGGCCTGCGCGGATCGGAAGACCTGGGCGATGGCCTGCGCGCCAACTTCCAGCTCGAAGGCGGCTTCAACGGCATGGACGGGACGCAGCCCAATCGCAAACGCGGCGTGTTCGGGCGTACCACCTGGCTGGGTCTTAGCGGCCACTTCGGCGAACTTCGCATGGGCCGCCAGACCCTCGCCGCCACTGACCTGACCGAGGTCTTCGGTCCCTTCGGCTCAAGCTACAAACTGGCGGGCCTCGGCAGCGCGGTCAACAGCAACACCACACCGCGCGCCGACAACACCATCAAGTACATCTCGCCCGATGTCGGCGGCTTCGAGGCACGGCTCAGCTATTCCTTCGACGCGCATCTGGCGCAGAACGAAGATCGCGTGCTTATCAAGGAACTGCTCGACAAGAACGCCAAGGACCGCGTGATCAGCGGCGCCCTGGCTTACGGCGGCGATACCTGGAAGGTGGTGGCCTACTATCAACAGACTTCGCTGGAATCGCTGACCAGGACGAACGGCGAACACTTCAACGTGTCGCCAAAAGAGTATGGTCTTGGCGGCAAGACGTCCTTCGGCCCGGTCACCCTCCATGCGGGTTGGGCGCAGCACCGCGACGCTTACATCAATGGGGTGCATCCCAACAACGCCGGCCAGCAAGCCACTTTCCGTGGCGGCGTAGTAAACGGCTATACCGTGGGCGCGTCCTATGACCTCGGTGTGGGCACGCTGCTCGGCCAGGTGCAGTTCAACGATCCCAACCACAACGTCCGCTCCACCGACGGCAGGCGCGCCCATCACCAGAAGGTGTACAGCGTCGGCTACACCCAGGACATCAGCAAGCGTACGAACCTGTACACGTCGCTGGCCTATCTGGACGGCGCCTGGTTCAAACAGGACTGGCACGCCACCCAGTTCATGGTGGGCATGAAGCACCGCTTCTGA
- the pepE gene encoding dipeptidase PepE, with the protein MNLLLLSNSRSPDGGYLDHAVELVRELAGARTKALFLPFAGVTTTWDEYTDKVRQALAPAGLTVTGAHTVKAGDLDAFELVIVGGGNTFQLLQQARQRGWLQAIRRAAFAGLPYMGWSAGSNLACPTICTTNDMPIVDPGGFDALGLIDVQINPHYTNALPVGHQGETRDQRLAEFMALRPEVKIVALPEGDWLRVRGKQISLDGPFPARLLQGGKEPVELATPAQLPA; encoded by the coding sequence ATGAATCTTCTTCTGCTCAGTAATTCGCGCTCGCCGGACGGCGGCTACCTGGACCATGCCGTCGAACTCGTGCGGGAACTGGCGGGCGCGCGCACCAAGGCGCTGTTCCTTCCCTTCGCGGGCGTGACGACCACCTGGGACGAATACACGGACAAGGTGCGGCAGGCGCTGGCGCCGGCCGGCCTGACGGTGACGGGCGCGCATACCGTCAAGGCCGGCGACCTCGATGCTTTCGAACTGGTCATCGTGGGCGGCGGCAATACCTTCCAGCTGCTGCAACAGGCCAGACAGCGCGGCTGGCTGCAGGCCATCCGCCGCGCCGCCTTCGCCGGCCTGCCGTATATGGGTTGGAGCGCGGGCTCGAATCTGGCCTGCCCGACGATCTGCACCACCAATGACATGCCCATCGTCGACCCGGGCGGCTTCGACGCCCTGGGCCTGATCGACGTGCAGATCAACCCCCACTACACCAATGCCCTGCCGGTCGGCCACCAGGGCGAAACCCGCGACCAACGCCTGGCCGAATTCATGGCGCTGCGCCCGGAAGTAAAGATCGTCGCCCTGCCGGAGGGGGACTGGCTACGCGTGCGTGGCAAGCAGATCAGCCTGGATGGCCCGTTTCCCGCGCGCCTGCTCCAGGGCGGCAAGGAGCCCGTGGAGCTGGCTACGCCGGCGCAACTGCCCGCATAA
- a CDS encoding tripartite tricarboxylate transporter substrate binding protein: MKFAALLSSCLVACAAAAVPAHAASQWPDRPVNLIVPYPAGGGVDPVARLVGQKLSERWGQPVIVQNKAGASGSIGASFVAHSRPDGLTIMMSATAEVVINQFIMKQMPYDPEKDLVPVTLAVRLPFVLVTQPKQPYSNVAELIAYAKQHPGSLTYASSGTGTPQHLAAVLLEELAGVKMTHIPYKGVAPSISALLASEVNIGFAGLPTGLPYIQSKQLKALAVSSAKAANAAPDIAPVSATPGLGKYDLTQWFGVFVPAGTPDEVVQRLQKDVHDVLQMPEVRKNLMAQGAEPSGMATADFRAFVQEERKKFAEIVKAGNVTAGDQ; the protein is encoded by the coding sequence ATGAAATTCGCTGCCCTGTTGAGCAGTTGCCTGGTGGCATGCGCCGCCGCGGCCGTGCCGGCCCACGCCGCGTCCCAGTGGCCGGACCGGCCGGTCAATCTGATCGTGCCCTATCCCGCCGGTGGCGGCGTCGATCCGGTGGCTCGCCTGGTGGGGCAGAAGTTGTCCGAGCGTTGGGGACAGCCGGTGATCGTGCAGAACAAGGCCGGGGCAAGCGGATCCATCGGGGCATCGTTCGTGGCGCATTCGCGCCCGGACGGGCTGACGATCATGATGTCGGCGACGGCTGAAGTGGTGATCAACCAGTTCATCATGAAGCAGATGCCCTATGACCCGGAGAAGGACCTGGTGCCGGTGACGCTGGCGGTACGCCTGCCTTTCGTCCTGGTGACGCAACCGAAGCAGCCGTATTCCAACGTGGCGGAACTGATCGCCTATGCGAAGCAGCACCCTGGCAGCCTGACCTACGCGTCGTCCGGCACGGGGACGCCGCAACACCTGGCGGCCGTGTTGCTCGAAGAGCTGGCCGGCGTGAAGATGACGCACATCCCCTACAAGGGCGTGGCGCCTTCGATCAGCGCGCTGCTGGCCAGTGAAGTGAACATCGGTTTTGCCGGCCTGCCCACGGGGTTGCCGTATATCCAGAGCAAGCAGTTGAAGGCGCTGGCCGTATCGTCGGCCAAGGCCGCGAACGCCGCGCCGGACATTGCGCCGGTGTCAGCCACGCCGGGCCTGGGCAAGTACGACCTGACGCAATGGTTCGGCGTGTTCGTGCCGGCGGGAACGCCCGATGAGGTGGTTCAGCGCCTGCAGAAGGATGTCCACGACGTGCTGCAGATGCCCGAGGTGCGCAAGAACCTGATGGCGCAAGGGGCGGAGCCGAGCGGGATGGCGACGGCCGATTTCCGCGCCTTCGTTCAGGAAGAGCGCAAGAAGTTCGCGGAAATCGTCAAGGCCGGGAACGTGACCGCGGGCGATCAGTAG
- a CDS encoding DUF2322 family protein encodes MLPVIQAGPVFKDNLQQLPSIDGVARIDLVDAKGTVVADIPHQPGKLGSLAVYQYLHQAFGKLDAKAAEHGLAVFAEITTDARNRPGAHPNVDRLLEIAAGAEPLSIKIY; translated from the coding sequence ATGCTTCCAGTCATTCAAGCCGGCCCCGTGTTCAAGGACAATCTGCAGCAACTGCCGTCCATCGATGGGGTCGCGCGCATCGATCTGGTCGATGCCAAGGGCACCGTGGTGGCGGACATTCCCCATCAGCCCGGCAAGCTGGGTTCCCTGGCGGTCTACCAGTATCTGCATCAAGCGTTCGGCAAGCTGGACGCCAAGGCGGCGGAACACGGCCTGGCTGTGTTCGCGGAAATCACCACCGATGCGCGCAACCGCCCGGGCGCTCACCCCAACGTCGACCGCCTGCTGGAAATCGCCGCCGGCGCCGAGCCGCTCAGCATCAAGATCTACTGA
- a CDS encoding heme ABC transporter ATP-binding protein: MALQADNIDVARGQTRVLTQVSLTIRPGSVVGLLGANGAGKSTLLAALAGELRPDAGKVALDGADLHGLLARKQARRRAVLPQKPSLTFDLGVRDVVSMGAYPFPELSPADVDVLVDEALHQAGVGYLAERRYPELSGGEQQRVQFARVLTQCRAAMHDGAAHESAAHTGTTHRSAAPYLLLDEPISSLDPKHQIELLRTAWNLAHQDGLGVLVIVHDINLAAYWCDRLVLLAGGTVAAEGEPATVLTPELLRVVYDIDADVMPHPRQAGKLLVLTRE; the protein is encoded by the coding sequence ATGGCGCTGCAGGCTGACAACATCGACGTGGCGCGCGGCCAGACCCGCGTGCTGACCCAGGTCTCGCTGACGATCCGTCCAGGCAGCGTCGTCGGCTTGCTGGGCGCCAACGGCGCCGGCAAGTCCACCCTGCTGGCGGCCTTGGCCGGTGAACTGCGGCCGGACGCGGGCAAGGTTGCCCTGGACGGCGCCGACCTGCATGGCCTGCTCGCGCGCAAGCAGGCACGCCGGCGGGCCGTGCTGCCGCAGAAGCCTTCACTGACCTTCGACCTGGGTGTGCGCGATGTCGTATCGATGGGCGCCTATCCTTTTCCCGAGCTGAGCCCCGCGGACGTTGACGTGCTTGTCGACGAGGCATTGCACCAGGCCGGCGTGGGCTATCTGGCCGAACGCCGTTATCCAGAGCTGTCCGGCGGCGAGCAACAACGCGTGCAGTTCGCGCGGGTGCTGACGCAATGCCGCGCCGCCATGCATGATGGCGCGGCGCATGAGAGCGCGGCTCATACAGGCACGACTCACAGGAGCGCGGCGCCTTATCTGCTGCTGGATGAACCCATCTCCAGTCTCGATCCCAAGCATCAGATCGAGTTGTTGCGCACGGCCTGGAACCTGGCGCATCAGGATGGCCTGGGCGTGTTGGTGATCGTGCATGACATCAACCTGGCGGCGTATTGGTGCGACCGCCTCGTACTGCTGGCCGGCGGCACCGTCGCGGCTGAAGGCGAGCCCGCCACGGTGCTGACGCCTGAGTTATTGCGCGTTGTGTATGACATTGATGCGGACGTGATGCCGCATCCGCGCCAGGCAGGCAAGCTGCTGGTGCTCACGCGCGAATAA
- a CDS encoding NAD-dependent succinate-semialdehyde dehydrogenase gives MSSYPDTLLLIDNEWREARGNKRIDVVNPATGNKIGQVANASKEDLDLALAAAQRGFETWRDMSAHERCTLMRKAAQLLRERVDSVARLLTQEQGKPLAEARIEVAAGAEIIDWFANEALRVYGRIVPARNPAAQQLVIKEPVGPVAAFTPWNFPVNQVVRKLGAALASGCSFLVKAPEETPASPAALLNCFVDAGLPKGVVGLVFGSPAEISSYLIPHPIIRKVTFTGSTPVGKQLAALAGQHMKRVTMELGGHAPVIVAQDADVELAVKASGGAKFRNAGQVCISPTRFLVHKDVKAAFEQALIKHAESLKLGDGMTDGTTLGPLANDRRLAAMDKIVKNASAKGAKVATGGERIGSAGNFFAPTVLTDVPLDADVFNEEPFGPIAAVRSFENLEDAIKEANRLPFGLAAYAFTKSFKNVTELSRRLEVGMVWINQPATPSAELPFGGVKDSGYGSEGGPEALEAYLVTKAVSVVGV, from the coding sequence ATGAGCAGTTACCCCGACACTCTCCTCCTGATCGATAACGAATGGCGCGAAGCGCGCGGTAACAAGCGCATAGACGTCGTCAATCCCGCGACCGGCAACAAGATCGGCCAGGTCGCCAACGCCAGCAAGGAAGACCTGGATCTGGCCCTCGCGGCCGCCCAGCGTGGCTTCGAAACCTGGCGCGACATGTCCGCCCACGAGCGTTGCACCCTGATGCGCAAGGCCGCCCAGTTGCTGCGCGAGCGCGTCGACAGCGTCGCCCGCCTGCTGACCCAGGAACAAGGCAAGCCGCTGGCCGAAGCCCGCATCGAAGTCGCCGCCGGCGCCGAGATCATCGACTGGTTCGCCAACGAAGCCCTGCGCGTCTACGGCCGTATCGTCCCGGCCCGCAACCCGGCCGCCCAGCAGCTGGTCATCAAGGAACCCGTCGGTCCCGTGGCGGCCTTCACGCCGTGGAACTTCCCCGTCAACCAGGTCGTGCGCAAGCTGGGCGCGGCCTTGGCTTCGGGCTGCTCCTTCCTGGTGAAGGCGCCTGAAGAGACGCCCGCGTCGCCCGCCGCCCTGCTGAACTGCTTCGTGGACGCCGGCCTGCCCAAGGGCGTGGTCGGCCTGGTGTTCGGCTCGCCCGCCGAAATCTCCAGCTACCTGATTCCGCATCCCATCATCCGCAAGGTCACCTTCACCGGCTCCACGCCGGTGGGCAAGCAGCTGGCCGCGCTGGCTGGCCAGCACATGAAGCGCGTGACCATGGAACTCGGCGGCCACGCCCCCGTGATCGTGGCGCAAGACGCCGACGTCGAACTGGCCGTCAAGGCCTCGGGCGGCGCCAAGTTCCGCAACGCCGGTCAGGTCTGCATCTCGCCGACCCGCTTCCTGGTCCACAAGGACGTCAAGGCGGCCTTCGAACAAGCGCTGATCAAGCACGCCGAAAGCCTGAAGCTGGGCGACGGCATGACTGACGGCACCACCCTGGGCCCCCTGGCCAACGACCGCCGCCTGGCCGCGATGGACAAGATCGTCAAGAACGCCAGCGCCAAGGGCGCCAAGGTCGCCACCGGCGGCGAGCGCATCGGTTCGGCGGGCAACTTCTTCGCGCCCACCGTGCTGACCGACGTGCCGCTGGACGCCGACGTGTTCAACGAAGAACCCTTCGGCCCCATCGCCGCGGTGCGCAGCTTCGAGAACCTGGAAGACGCCATCAAGGAAGCCAACCGCCTGCCCTTCGGCCTGGCCGCCTATGCGTTCACCAAGTCCTTCAAGAACGTCACCGAACTGTCGCGCCGCCTGGAAGTGGGCATGGTCTGGATCAACCAGCCCGCCACGCCTTCGGCCGAGCTGCCGTTCGGCGGCGTGAAGGATTCCGGCTACGGTTCGGAAGGTGGCCCGGAAGCCCTGGAAGCGTACCTGGTGACGAAGGCCGTGTCGGTCGTCGGCGTCTGA
- a CDS encoding oxaloacetate decarboxylase, producing MTRSIAEKRAVFRGLHDHGCFMLPNPWDAGSAVYLASLGFKALATTSSGYAWSKARADNHVTRDDVLAHLRDLVAATDLPVNADFENGFGADADTVAESVRLAAETGVAGLSIEDSTGAADGSLFPLDVAVARIKAARRAIDENGGDTLLVGRAENFFTGKPDIDDVLLRLRAYADAGADCLYAPGIKTRAHIEAVVKAVAPKPVNVLVSAPSEFTLQDLAALGVRRVSVGGALARAAWAGAMRAAESLAQGNFDGFADAASGAQLNKLFTDQRPE from the coding sequence ATGACCAGATCGATTGCTGAAAAGCGTGCGGTGTTTCGTGGCTTGCATGACCATGGCTGCTTCATGTTGCCGAACCCCTGGGATGCGGGCAGCGCGGTCTACCTGGCCAGCCTGGGCTTCAAGGCGCTGGCGACGACCAGTTCGGGCTACGCCTGGTCCAAGGCGCGCGCCGATAATCACGTCACGCGGGACGATGTGCTCGCGCATCTGCGTGACCTGGTCGCGGCCACGGATCTGCCGGTGAATGCGGATTTCGAGAACGGCTTCGGCGCGGACGCTGACACGGTGGCGGAGAGCGTGCGGCTGGCGGCTGAAACCGGTGTGGCCGGCCTGTCGATCGAAGATTCGACGGGGGCTGCCGACGGATCCCTGTTTCCGCTGGACGTGGCGGTGGCGCGCATCAAGGCGGCGCGACGCGCGATCGACGAGAACGGTGGCGATACCTTGCTGGTTGGCCGCGCGGAAAATTTCTTCACAGGTAAGCCGGATATCGATGACGTGCTGTTGCGTCTGCGGGCTTATGCCGACGCGGGCGCCGATTGCCTGTACGCGCCCGGCATCAAGACCCGCGCGCACATCGAAGCGGTGGTCAAGGCCGTGGCGCCCAAACCGGTGAATGTGTTGGTGAGCGCACCATCCGAATTTACCTTGCAGGATCTGGCCGCGCTGGGCGTGCGCCGCGTCAGCGTGGGAGGCGCGCTGGCGCGCGCGGCCTGGGCCGGCGCCATGCGAGCCGCCGAGTCCCTGGCGCAAGGCAATTTCGATGGTTTCGCCGATGCCGCGTCCGGCGCGCAACTCAATAAGCTGTTCACTGACCAGCGGCCAGAATAA
- a CDS encoding iron ABC transporter permease gives MVVVALLSAASGAVHIPTADALRLLWSDTLIKPDDELWRNVLLNIRLPRVLFAAVTGAGLAVCGASLQALFRNPLAEPGLVGISAGGALGAVAAIVLTSGGYAVIAPAAFVGSLAATACAYAVGRRAPGVAGLLLAGVAINTVAGSLIGLLTYLASDNQLRDLTFWNMGSLAGANWRVLAFLAPWTLLCSAWLISQWRVMNALLLGEREAGHLGYALTSVRRRLIMATALVVGPLVAATGGIGFVGLVVPHLVRMTLGADHRRLMPASVLAGALALLLADWLARVAVIPAELPIGLVTSLVGGPFFLWLLARGRRF, from the coding sequence GTGGTGGTGGTGGCCTTGCTGTCCGCGGCCAGCGGTGCGGTGCATATCCCCACCGCTGATGCCCTGCGCCTGCTCTGGTCCGACACGCTGATCAAGCCCGACGACGAGTTGTGGCGCAATGTCCTGCTCAACATCCGCCTGCCGCGCGTGCTGTTCGCCGCGGTGACGGGCGCGGGCCTGGCCGTTTGCGGCGCGTCCCTGCAAGCGCTGTTTCGCAATCCGCTGGCCGAGCCTGGCCTGGTCGGCATTTCGGCCGGCGGCGCGCTGGGCGCCGTCGCCGCCATCGTGCTCACCAGCGGCGGCTATGCAGTCATCGCGCCCGCGGCCTTCGTCGGCAGCCTGGCCGCGACGGCATGTGCCTACGCCGTGGGGCGTCGCGCGCCTGGCGTGGCCGGCTTGCTGCTGGCGGGGGTGGCGATCAACACCGTGGCCGGCAGCTTGATCGGCCTGCTGACGTATCTGGCATCCGACAACCAGCTGCGCGATCTGACCTTCTGGAATATGGGCAGCCTGGCGGGCGCCAACTGGCGCGTGCTCGCTTTCCTGGCGCCGTGGACCCTGTTGTGCTCGGCGTGGCTGATCAGCCAGTGGCGCGTGATGAACGCGCTCTTGCTGGGCGAGCGCGAGGCCGGCCATCTGGGCTACGCCCTGACGTCGGTGCGGCGCCGGCTGATCATGGCCACCGCGCTGGTCGTGGGCCCCTTGGTGGCCGCCACCGGCGGCATCGGTTTTGTCGGACTGGTGGTGCCGCATCTGGTGCGCATGACCCTGGGCGCCGATCATCGCCGCCTGATGCCCGCGTCGGTGCTGGCGGGCGCGCTGGCGCTGTTGCTGGCCGACTGGCTGGCCCGCGTCGCGGTGATCCCGGCGGAATTGCCTATCGGATTGGTGACCAGCCTGGTCGGCGGTCCTTTCTTCCTGTGGCTGCTGGCGCGAGGACGCAGATTCTGA
- a CDS encoding hemin ABC transporter substrate-binding protein, whose amino-acid sequence MHRATAFLLGACLAWSVQAQAQQRVVTLGGSVTEIVYALGQGNRLVGDDLSSLYPEAATKLPRVGYYRATPVEGVLALKPDLVLASDQAGPPSALKQLASVGVRVETVSDQPSVQSLHKRITQIAQVLGAADAGKQLIATVDRDLQAAQALPTTNAPALLIMNRTGTPQGAGGGTAAGLVLRLAGLRNVLQDQQGYKPISAEAFTALAPRVLVITSTSLEASGGLDKLRAMPGIAGTPAASCIVVMDDLLALGTGPRLPQAIRQLKETDCVARQRSSRAPA is encoded by the coding sequence ATGCATCGAGCGACGGCCTTTCTCCTGGGCGCCTGTCTGGCCTGGTCCGTACAGGCCCAGGCGCAGCAGCGCGTCGTGACCCTGGGCGGCAGCGTCACGGAAATCGTTTATGCGCTGGGACAGGGCAATCGCCTGGTCGGCGACGACCTTTCCAGCCTCTACCCGGAGGCAGCCACCAAGCTGCCGCGCGTGGGCTACTACCGCGCCACGCCAGTAGAGGGCGTGCTGGCGCTCAAGCCGGATCTGGTGCTGGCTTCCGACCAGGCCGGCCCCCCTTCCGCGCTCAAGCAACTGGCCAGTGTCGGTGTGCGAGTCGAAACCGTTTCGGATCAGCCGTCAGTGCAATCGCTGCACAAGCGCATCACCCAGATCGCGCAGGTGCTGGGCGCCGCTGACGCCGGCAAGCAATTGATCGCCACGGTCGACCGCGACCTGCAAGCCGCGCAGGCGCTACCCACCACCAATGCACCGGCCCTGCTGATCATGAACCGCACGGGCACGCCGCAAGGCGCAGGCGGCGGCACCGCAGCCGGCCTGGTCCTGCGGCTGGCCGGCTTGCGCAATGTGCTGCAAGACCAGCAAGGGTACAAACCCATCTCGGCGGAAGCCTTCACCGCCCTGGCGCCACGCGTGCTGGTCATCACCAGCACGTCTCTGGAAGCCTCCGGCGGACTGGACAAGCTGCGGGCCATGCCCGGCATCGCCGGCACGCCGGCCGCTTCGTGCATCGTCGTCATGGACGACCTGCTCGCCCTGGGCACCGGCCCGCGCCTGCCGCAAGCCATACGCCAGTTGAAGGAAACGGACTGTGTCGCTCGCCAACGGTCCAGCCGCGCGCCCGCCTGA
- a CDS encoding glycosyltransferase family 9 protein, with the protein MKVERYGIALTCEGMGDCLYAIPVIRKLHAATRATRVYDIFTKQPGLFESCPYVDRVYPFADGPLIQDYYRNNRLVQLFDLKKFEHWALDTTDFISLPTGMGQLSFREKQLEYFPTEPDRAEAFDVVLNTSRTWPSRSWPLAHWQRLADELSARGLSVAVVGKDVSSTSDGLSKQSPPLQGCRNLVNALSLDQTYYTIGKCRLFVSNQNGLSVLAGTTDVDMVVLDMSIEWSKRALYRQENPLHKFELVKGDCTIYCCSSDTCPEPSHKGEFKCVPPYDRVRASVFRKLGLTGPAT; encoded by the coding sequence ATGAAAGTCGAGCGTTATGGCATTGCCTTGACCTGTGAAGGCATGGGCGATTGCCTCTATGCCATTCCTGTCATCAGGAAGCTGCATGCGGCCACCCGCGCAACGCGGGTGTACGACATCTTCACCAAGCAGCCGGGCCTGTTCGAGTCCTGTCCCTACGTGGACAGGGTCTATCCCTTTGCCGATGGTCCGCTGATCCAGGACTACTACCGCAACAACCGGCTGGTCCAGTTGTTCGATCTGAAGAAGTTCGAGCATTGGGCGCTGGACACCACGGATTTCATCAGCCTGCCCACGGGCATGGGCCAGCTGAGTTTCCGTGAAAAGCAGCTGGAGTACTTTCCGACGGAGCCGGACCGCGCCGAGGCCTTCGACGTGGTGCTGAACACGTCGCGCACCTGGCCCAGCCGCAGTTGGCCGCTGGCGCATTGGCAGCGGCTGGCGGATGAGTTGAGCGCGCGTGGATTATCGGTGGCGGTGGTGGGCAAGGACGTCAGCAGCACGTCGGACGGCCTGAGCAAGCAGTCACCGCCTTTGCAGGGCTGCCGCAATCTGGTCAACGCGCTGTCGCTGGACCAGACCTACTACACCATCGGCAAATGCCGCCTGTTCGTCAGCAATCAGAATGGCTTGTCGGTGCTGGCGGGCACGACCGATGTCGACATGGTCGTGCTCGACATGTCCATCGAATGGAGCAAGCGGGCGCTGTACCGGCAGGAAAACCCGCTGCACAAATTCGAGCTGGTCAAGGGCGACTGCACGATCTACTGCTGTAGCTCGGACACGTGCCCGGAGCCCAGCCATAAGGGCGAATTCAAATGCGTGCCGCCTTACGACCGGGTCCGTGCGTCCGTCTTCCGCAAGCTGGGCCTGACCGGCCCTGCTACTTGA